A genomic stretch from Rhodobacterales bacterium HKCCA1288 includes:
- a CDS encoding nicotinate-nucleotide adenylyltransferase — protein MFRHTLPFAPEAARIGLFGGSFDPPHAGHLHISREALKRLRLDQVWWLVSPGNPLKSRGPAPLDARINAARALQAGHPKLRVTGIEAQLGTRFTAQTLRQMQALYPKLRFVWMMGADNLAQFHLWQDWQEIISSLPIAVFARPQAGLPARFSKAARAYDAARVAPELAYDLAEYEAPAWTYLTLPLRSESSSQLRAAGVWS, from the coding sequence GTGTTTCGCCACACCTTGCCTTTTGCCCCTGAGGCTGCACGCATTGGCCTCTTTGGTGGTTCGTTTGATCCGCCACATGCGGGGCATTTGCATATCAGTCGTGAGGCGCTCAAGCGGCTGCGGTTGGATCAGGTTTGGTGGTTGGTCAGCCCAGGTAATCCGTTGAAATCTCGCGGGCCTGCGCCCCTTGATGCGCGGATCAACGCCGCGCGGGCCTTGCAAGCGGGCCATCCGAAACTGCGGGTCACGGGCATTGAGGCGCAGCTTGGCACAAGGTTTACCGCGCAGACATTGCGACAAATGCAGGCGCTTTATCCAAAGCTGCGGTTTGTGTGGATGATGGGGGCTGATAATTTGGCCCAGTTTCACCTGTGGCAGGATTGGCAGGAGATCATCTCAAGCCTACCGATTGCTGTTTTTGCGCGCCCGCAAGCGGGGTTGCCTGCCCGCTTCTCGAAAGCTGCGCGCGCCTACGATGCCGCGCGGGTGGCGCCTGAATTGGCCTATGACTTGGCCGAGTACGAAGCCCCAGCTTGGACTTATCTCACCCTACCTTTGCGCAGTGAAAGTTCATCGCAATTGCGCGCAGCGGGTGTATGGTCTTGA
- the ettA gene encoding energy-dependent translational throttle protein EttA, with the protein MASYQYVYHMDGVSKTYPGGKKCFENIRLSFLPGVKIGVVGVNGAGKSTLLRIMAGWDKDFSGEAWAAQGAKVGYLPQEPQLDETLTVRENVMLGVAEKKAKLDRFNELAMNYSDETADEMAALQDEIDSNNLWDLDSQIDVAMEALRCPPDEAMPEHLSGGERRRVALCKLLLEAPDMLLLDEPTNHLDAETIAWLQQHLIDYKGTILIVTHDRYFLDDITGWILELDRGRGIPYEGNYSSWLEQKAKRLEQEAREDKSRQKTLERELEWIRQGAKARQAKQKARINAYEELAGQSERDKISRAQIVIPNGPRLGQKVIEIENLTKAYGDKLLIEDLSFSLPPGGIVGVIGPNGAGKSTLFRMLTGQEGPDAGTLEYGDTVKLSYVDQSRDALDPEKTVWEEVSGGAEIIELGDATMNSRAYCSAFNFKGGDQQKKVGLLSGGERNRVHMAKLLKSGGNVLLLDEPTNDLDVETLRALEDALTDFAGCAVVISHDRFFLDRICTHILAFEGEAHVEWFEGAFSDYEEDKKRRLGPDALEPKRVKYKKFAR; encoded by the coding sequence ATGGCCTCCTATCAATATGTCTACCACATGGACGGTGTCTCTAAGACCTATCCTGGTGGCAAGAAATGCTTCGAGAATATCCGCCTCAGCTTCTTGCCCGGTGTGAAAATCGGTGTGGTCGGTGTCAACGGCGCAGGTAAATCCACATTGCTGCGGATTATGGCGGGCTGGGACAAGGACTTCTCTGGCGAGGCATGGGCCGCGCAAGGCGCAAAGGTGGGCTATCTGCCCCAAGAGCCGCAACTCGATGAAACCCTCACAGTGCGCGAAAACGTAATGTTGGGTGTGGCCGAGAAAAAAGCCAAGCTTGATCGCTTTAACGAATTGGCCATGAACTATTCGGATGAAACCGCCGATGAAATGGCAGCGTTGCAAGATGAGATTGACAGCAACAACCTGTGGGATCTCGACAGCCAGATAGATGTGGCCATGGAGGCCTTGCGCTGCCCGCCCGATGAGGCAATGCCAGAGCATCTTTCAGGCGGGGAACGCCGCCGCGTGGCGCTGTGCAAATTGCTGCTTGAAGCGCCTGATATGCTGCTGTTGGACGAACCGACCAACCACTTGGACGCGGAAACCATCGCTTGGTTGCAGCAGCATTTGATCGACTACAAAGGCACGATTTTGATCGTCACCCATGACCGTTACTTTTTGGACGACATCACGGGCTGGATTCTCGAACTCGACCGCGGCCGCGGCATTCCATACGAAGGCAATTACTCAAGCTGGTTGGAGCAAAAAGCCAAGCGCCTCGAGCAAGAAGCCCGCGAGGATAAATCACGCCAGAAAACCCTTGAGCGCGAATTGGAATGGATCAGACAGGGCGCAAAGGCGCGTCAGGCCAAGCAAAAGGCCCGTATCAACGCCTATGAAGAATTGGCGGGCCAATCAGAGCGCGATAAAATCAGCCGCGCGCAGATCGTCATCCCCAATGGCCCTCGCTTGGGTCAAAAGGTGATCGAAATCGAAAACCTGACCAAGGCCTATGGCGACAAGCTGCTCATTGAAGATCTCAGCTTTAGCTTGCCTCCTGGCGGGATCGTGGGCGTGATCGGGCCAAACGGCGCGGGTAAATCCACGCTGTTTCGAATGCTGACGGGCCAAGAAGGGCCTGACGCGGGCACGCTTGAATATGGCGATACGGTCAAGCTGTCCTATGTCGACCAATCCCGCGATGCACTGGATCCAGAAAAAACAGTTTGGGAGGAGGTTTCGGGCGGGGCCGAGATCATCGAACTGGGCGATGCCACGATGAACAGCCGCGCTTATTGCTCGGCCTTCAACTTCAAAGGCGGGGATCAGCAAAAGAAAGTGGGCCTTTTGTCAGGGGGCGAACGCAACCGCGTGCATATGGCCAAACTTTTGAAATCAGGCGGAAATGTTCTTTTGTTGGACGAACCGACCAACGATTTGGACGTGGAAACCTTGCGCGCGCTCGAAGATGCGCTGACCGATTTCGCAGGCTGCGCCGTGGTGATCAGCCACGACCGCTTCTTCCTTGACCGCATCTGCACCCATATCCTCGCCTTTGAGGGCGAGGCCCATGTGGAATGGTTCGAAGGCGCCTTCTCCGATTACGAAGAAGACAAAAAACGCCGCCTCGGGCCAGATGCGCTTGAGCCGAAACGGGTGAAATACAAGAAATTCGCGCGGTGA
- a CDS encoding DUF4329 domain-containing protein: MPKMKLTLASLFLGLCLGLPAHAQDADEQQFVMALMHSMNRHSITYNREVCGYVLRDQAGRLSSSKSSWGGRDSCAMMDAPAGMRIISSWHTHAAFDPRYDNEVPSTIDVEGDMSRGTNGWVATPAGRLWFIDGETGVMRQVCGENCLPADPNVVSDPHPEAAKTYTLDQLYRRFGG, translated from the coding sequence ATGCCCAAGATGAAGTTGACCCTTGCAAGTCTGTTCCTTGGCCTATGCCTCGGCCTCCCCGCCCATGCGCAAGATGCGGATGAACAGCAATTCGTCATGGCGCTGATGCACTCCATGAACCGCCATTCCATCACCTATAACCGCGAGGTCTGTGGCTATGTCCTGCGCGATCAAGCGGGGCGCTTGTCCAGTTCGAAATCCAGTTGGGGCGGGCGCGACAGTTGCGCGATGATGGATGCGCCTGCGGGCATGCGGATTATATCCTCTTGGCACACCCATGCGGCTTTTGATCCGCGCTATGACAATGAGGTGCCCTCCACGATTGATGTTGAGGGCGATATGAGCCGTGGCACGAATGGATGGGTCGCCACCCCTGCGGGGCGGTTATGGTTCATTGATGGCGAGACGGGCGTGATGCGTCAGGTCTGCGGCGAGAATTGTCTGCCCGCAGACCCAAATGTTGTCTCAGACCCACATCCCGAAGCGGCCAAAACCTATACGCTCGATCAGCTGTATCGCCGCTTCGGGGGTTAG
- the gcvP gene encoding aminomethyl-transferring glycine dehydrogenase, with product MTKWMRETYDPTDFGNRRHIGPSPAEMAEMLEVIGAPDLDALIDETLPKDIRQTKPLEWAAMSEAELLAHMREIAAKNKVMVSMIGQGYYNTHTPPAIQRNVLENPAWYTAYTPYQPEISQGRLEALLNFQTMVADLTGLEIANASLLDEATACAEAMVMAERVAKSKARGFFIDQNCHPQNIAVMQRRAEPLGIEVIVGDPKDMDASTVFGAIFQYPGTFGDLYDPSAQVTALHAANAVAIVCTDLLALTVLREPGAIGADIAVGSAQRFGVPLGYGGPHAAFLSCREAYKRAIPGRLVGVSVDAQGRRAYRLSLQTREQHIRREKATSNVCTAQALLAVMASLYAVFHGPRGLRAIAQRVHLHAARLAKSLEAGGFAPLTQSYFDTITVKVGAKQSRIMAAAVARGINLRDVGQDRIGISVDEVTTEAHLAAVCEAFGTPLLDAVEAPSIPDALLRETEYLTHPIFHMNRAESEMMRYMRRLSDRDLALDRAMIPLGSCTMKLNAAVEMMPITWPEFGGLHPFAPKDQAEGYAQMLAALSDYLCEITGYDAMSMQPNSGAQGEYAGLLTIAAYHQARGDHHRKICLIPVSAHGTNPASAQMAGMDVVVVKSAENGDVDLEDFRAKAEAAGDRLAACMITYPSTHGVFEGTVREICEITHAHGGQVYLDGANLNAMVGLSKPGEIGADVSHLNLHKTFCIPHGGGGPGMGPIGVKAHLAPYLPGHPELDSDQGPVSGAPYGSASILPISYAYIKLMGGAGLTQATKIAILNANYIAKRLSDAYPILFTGQGGHIAHECILDCRPFAEAGVTVDDIAKRLMDNGFHAPTMSWPVAGTLMVEPTESETKAEIDRFCDAMLAIRAEIADVEAGKIAAEDSPLRHAPHTVEDLVGPWERAYSREVGCFPAGAFRVDKYWPPVNRVDNVYGDRHLICTCPPVTDYLDAAE from the coding sequence ATGACAAAATGGATGCGTGAAACTTATGATCCGACCGATTTTGGCAATCGCCGCCATATCGGGCCTTCCCCCGCCGAAATGGCAGAGATGTTAGAGGTGATCGGTGCACCAGATTTGGATGCGCTGATTGATGAAACATTGCCGAAGGATATTCGTCAGACCAAGCCACTTGAATGGGCGGCAATGTCTGAGGCGGAATTGCTGGCGCATATGCGCGAGATTGCAGCCAAAAATAAGGTCATGGTTTCGATGATTGGGCAGGGGTATTACAACACCCATACCCCGCCTGCGATCCAACGCAATGTCTTGGAAAACCCTGCTTGGTATACGGCCTATACCCCCTATCAACCCGAGATCAGCCAAGGCCGCCTTGAGGCCCTGCTCAATTTTCAGACGATGGTTGCTGACTTAACGGGGCTTGAGATTGCCAATGCTTCGCTTCTTGATGAGGCCACCGCCTGCGCCGAAGCGATGGTGATGGCCGAGCGCGTTGCAAAATCAAAGGCGCGTGGTTTCTTCATCGACCAAAATTGCCATCCGCAAAATATTGCCGTCATGCAGCGCCGCGCAGAACCTTTGGGGATTGAGGTGATTGTGGGCGATCCGAAGGATATGGACGCAAGCACGGTCTTTGGTGCGATTTTCCAATATCCTGGCACATTCGGTGATCTCTATGATCCATCTGCGCAAGTTACGGCCCTGCATGCTGCAAATGCCGTGGCGATTGTTTGCACGGATTTGCTGGCCCTTACAGTTCTGCGCGAGCCTGGGGCGATTGGCGCAGATATTGCGGTGGGCTCAGCGCAACGCTTTGGTGTTCCGCTGGGATATGGTGGCCCGCACGCAGCATTTCTTTCCTGTCGCGAGGCCTATAAGCGGGCCATCCCAGGTCGGCTTGTTGGCGTATCGGTTGACGCGCAGGGGCGCCGTGCCTATCGCCTCTCCTTGCAGACGCGCGAGCAGCATATTCGCCGCGAGAAAGCCACCTCGAATGTCTGCACCGCGCAGGCGCTTTTGGCCGTCATGGCCTCGCTTTATGCGGTGTTTCACGGCCCACGCGGATTGCGCGCGATTGCGCAGCGGGTGCATTTGCACGCAGCGCGTCTCGCCAAAAGTCTCGAGGCGGGCGGCTTTGCGCCGCTGACGCAAAGCTATTTTGACACGATCACAGTCAAGGTCGGGGCCAAACAATCGCGGATCATGGCGGCGGCTGTGGCGCGGGGGATCAACCTACGTGATGTTGGCCAAGATCGGATTGGCATTTCCGTGGATGAGGTAACAACCGAAGCCCATTTGGCCGCGGTCTGTGAGGCGTTCGGCACACCGCTTTTGGATGCGGTTGAAGCGCCATCTATCCCTGACGCGCTCTTGCGGGAAACTGAGTATCTCACCCATCCGATTTTCCACATGAACCGCGCGGAATCCGAGATGATGCGGTATATGCGCCGCCTGTCGGATCGTGACTTGGCGCTGGATCGTGCCATGATCCCGCTTGGCTCTTGCACGATGAAGCTGAACGCCGCGGTCGAGATGATGCCAATCACATGGCCCGAATTTGGTGGGCTGCACCCTTTTGCGCCAAAAGATCAGGCCGAGGGCTATGCGCAAATGCTGGCGGCCCTGTCGGATTATCTGTGCGAGATCACAGGCTATGATGCGATGTCGATGCAGCCCAATTCGGGTGCGCAAGGTGAATATGCAGGCCTTTTGACCATTGCCGCTTATCATCAGGCGCGCGGCGATCATCACCGCAAGATCTGTTTGATCCCTGTTTCCGCGCATGGCACCAACCCTGCCTCTGCACAGATGGCGGGAATGGATGTGGTTGTAGTCAAATCTGCGGAAAACGGCGATGTTGATCTTGAAGATTTCCGTGCCAAGGCCGAGGCGGCGGGTGATCGTCTGGCTGCTTGCATGATAACCTATCCGTCCACCCATGGCGTGTTTGAAGGCACGGTGCGCGAGATTTGTGAGATCACCCATGCCCATGGGGGGCAAGTCTATTTGGATGGTGCGAACCTCAACGCCATGGTGGGCCTGTCCAAACCCGGTGAGATCGGGGCAGATGTGAGCCACCTGAATTTGCACAAAACCTTCTGCATCCCGCATGGTGGTGGCGGGCCAGGGATGGGGCCGATTGGCGTGAAGGCGCATCTTGCCCCCTATCTGCCGGGACATCCAGAATTGGACAGCGACCAAGGGCCCGTGTCGGGCGCGCCCTATGGTTCGGCTTCGATCTTGCCGATTTCTTATGCCTATATCAAATTGATGGGCGGGGCAGGTCTGACACAGGCCACCAAAATCGCAATCCTCAATGCCAATTACATCGCCAAGCGCCTATCGGATGCCTATCCGATCCTGTTCACGGGGCAGGGCGGGCATATCGCGCATGAATGCATCCTTGATTGTCGTCCCTTTGCCGAGGCGGGGGTGACAGTTGATGATATCGCCAAGCGTCTGATGGATAACGGGTTCCACGCGCCCACGATGAGTTGGCCTGTGGCAGGCACATTGATGGTCGAACCAACCGAAAGCGAAACCAAGGCGGAGATTGACCGCTTCTGTGATGCAATGCTCGCCATTCGGGCCGAGATTGCCGATGTCGAGGCGGGCAAAATCGCCGCCGAAGACAGCCCCTTGCGCCATGCGCCTCACACGGTCGAAGACTTGGTTGGCCCATGGGAGCGCGCCTATAGCCGCGAGGTCGGCTGCTTCCCTGCGGGGGCCTTCCGCGTTGATAAATATTGGCCGCCCGTGAACCGCGTGGACAATGTCTATGGCGACAGGCATCTGATTTGCACCTGCCCGCCCGTTACAGATTATCTGGACGCAGCCGAATAG
- the gcvH gene encoding glycine cleavage system protein GcvH, whose protein sequence is MRFTEEHEWLLVDGDLVVVGITEHAATQLGDVVFVELPELETAAAKGDEVVVIESVKAASDILAPLDGEIVEVNDVLVDNPSLVNDDPTGEAWFFKMKVDDLSAVDAYMTEDEYKDFIGE, encoded by the coding sequence ATGCGTTTCACAGAAGAACATGAATGGTTGTTGGTTGATGGTGATCTGGTTGTGGTCGGCATCACCGAACACGCGGCCACTCAATTGGGTGATGTGGTTTTCGTAGAATTGCCAGAGCTTGAGACTGCAGCCGCGAAGGGTGATGAGGTGGTGGTTATTGAATCTGTCAAAGCGGCCTCTGACATCTTGGCCCCGCTGGATGGTGAGATTGTCGAGGTTAATGACGTCTTGGTTGATAACCCCTCTTTGGTCAATGACGATCCCACCGGTGAGGCGTGGTTCTTTAAGATGAAGGTAGACGATCTCTCTGCGGTCGATGCCTACATGACCGAGGATGAATACAAAGATTTCATTGGCGAATAA
- the gcvT gene encoding glycine cleavage system aminomethyltransferase GcvT, with protein sequence MTTGLLELPLNGLHAELGGKFVPFAGYSMPVQYAAGVMAEHLWTREKAGLFDVSHMGQVRLPLDQASALERIAPIEVEGLAEGRQRYGFLTNEAGGLVDDFMIARYADCFVIVINAARRAEDLALFEKHLAGFEVINDRALLALQGPQAESALARLLPDVATLRFMDVRRLTWQGSDLWLSRSGYTGEDGFEISVPVAVCDAFARALLAMDEVAPIGLGARDSLRMEAGLPLYGNDLSETISPVEAGLSWGISKSRRPDGAKAGGYLGVGVIASHLAGEAARKRIGLVPEGRAPMRGGVPLFLSETSQTQIGEITSGGFSPSLGHPIAMALVQSDTDADAPIWGELRGKRHPMRQVDLPFFKTSYKR encoded by the coding sequence ATGACCACGGGGCTTTTGGAGCTGCCACTTAATGGGCTTCACGCAGAGCTAGGCGGAAAATTCGTGCCTTTTGCGGGCTACTCTATGCCCGTGCAATACGCAGCGGGCGTGATGGCCGAACATCTTTGGACGCGCGAAAAGGCGGGACTGTTTGATGTCTCGCATATGGGGCAGGTGCGGCTGCCTTTAGATCAAGCTTCGGCACTTGAGCGGATCGCGCCCATCGAGGTTGAAGGCCTCGCAGAAGGCCGCCAGCGCTATGGTTTCCTTACCAATGAGGCGGGCGGTTTGGTCGATGATTTCATGATCGCGCGCTACGCAGATTGTTTCGTTATCGTGATCAATGCCGCGCGCCGCGCCGAAGATTTGGCACTGTTTGAGAAACATTTAGCGGGTTTTGAGGTCATCAATGACCGTGCCCTTTTGGCTTTGCAGGGGCCACAGGCCGAAAGCGCGCTTGCGCGTCTGCTGCCTGATGTGGCGACACTGCGCTTTATGGATGTGCGCAGATTGACATGGCAGGGTTCGGATCTGTGGTTGAGCCGTTCTGGCTATACGGGCGAGGATGGGTTTGAGATTTCCGTGCCTGTGGCCGTCTGCGATGCCTTCGCCCGCGCATTATTGGCGATGGATGAGGTCGCGCCCATTGGTTTAGGGGCGCGTGACAGTCTACGGATGGAGGCGGGCCTGCCCCTATATGGCAACGATCTTTCCGAAACCATTTCCCCTGTTGAGGCTGGCCTCTCTTGGGGTATTTCCAAATCACGCCGCCCCGATGGGGCCAAGGCAGGCGGGTATTTGGGTGTTGGGGTCATTGCCTCTCATCTTGCGGGCGAAGCTGCGCGCAAACGGATCGGTCTTGTGCCAGAGGGGCGCGCGCCGATGCGCGGCGGCGTGCCCCTGTTTTTGTCAGAGACAAGCCAAACACAAATCGGCGAGATCACTTCGGGCGGGTTTAGCCCAAGCCTAGGTCACCCTATTGCGATGGCGCTGGTGCAATCTGACACGGATGCAGATGCGCCAATCTGGGGCGAGTTGCGCGGCAAACGACATCCTATGCGGCAGGTTGATCTGCCATTCTTCAAAACATCCTACAAACGATAA